A section of the Octopus sinensis unplaced genomic scaffold, ASM634580v1 Contig15172, whole genome shotgun sequence genome encodes:
- the LOC115230277 gene encoding D-beta-hydroxybutyrate dehydrogenase, mitochondrial, with protein MTFLFFRKTVVITGCDSGFGHSLAQRLHSKGYTVYAACLFSQQDGAKELRDMESDRMHVIQLDVTCDDQVEKAMEYVKSTLGDRELWALINNAGIASFGEIEWTSVPLFKKIMDVNVIGVVRVTKAFLPLLRNIKGRVINVASLAGRYTIPAFSAYSMSKVACIAFSDGLRQEMSKFGIKVITVEPGLYKTPIATNVSSDTERRWASTPTDIKEVYGEEYFKEFMTVINSQMKRARENVKEVVDLMVHAVTSSNPKVRYVPYWVTNVRSTILMYLPSVLRDKLFRSYSVRCEPKCMHKD; from the exons ATGACATTCCTGTTTTTCAGAAAAACAGTCGT aataa CAGGTTGTGACAGCGGATTCGGTCACAGTTTAGCCCAACGATTACACAGTAAAGGATACACGGTTTACGCAGCATGTTTGTTTTCCCAACAAGATGGCGCCAAGGAACTTCGAGATATGGAATCAGACCGCATGCACGTTATCCAACTTGATGTAACGTGCGATGATCAGGTGGAAAAAGCAATGGAATATGTTAAATCTACGCTTGGTGACAGAG AATTATGGGCGTTGATTAACAATGCTGGAATCGCATCATTTGGAGAAATAGAATGGACAAGTGTACCACTGTTCAAGAAAATTATGGATGTAAACGTGATTGGTGTTGTAAGGGTAACAAAGGCATTCCTACCCCTTCTTCGAAATATCAAAGGACGTGTTATTAATGTTGCAAGTTTAGCGG GTCGATATACAATCCCGGCATTCTCTGCATACTCCATGTCAAAAGTAGCTTGCATTGCGTTTTCTGACGGCCTCCGGCAAGAGATGAGCAAGTTTGGAATCAAAGTTATTACTGTTGAACCTGGACTTTAcaa aACACCAATTGCGACCAATGTGAGTAGCGACACTGAGAGACGATGGGCCAGCACTCCTACGGACATCAAAGAGGTTTACGGCGAGGAGTACTTCAAAGAATTCATGACAGTTATCAACTCCCAGATGAAGCGGGCACGTGAAAATGTGAAGGAGGTTGTCGATTTGATGGTACATGCTGTCACTTCTTCAAATCCGAAAGTTCGTTATGTACCATACTGGGTTACCAACGTGCGTTCGACAATTCTCATGTATCTGCCCAGTGTTCTTCGGGACAAGTTATTTCGATCGTATTCTGTGCGATGTGAACCCAAGTGCATGCACAAAGACTAA